A window of Dermacentor andersoni chromosome 4, qqDerAnde1_hic_scaffold, whole genome shotgun sequence genomic DNA:
TCCTCGAAACGCTGCCGGGCAGAGCCATGGCGCCGTTCCCGTCTTTACATGAGATCGCTCTAGACGGCAACCAGTGGCGCTGCGACTGCGAGCTCCGGGCGTTCCGCATGTGGCTGGAGAGGAACAACATCTCCCTCTACTCGCCCACGTGCCACAAGCCACTTCGGTTGAGCGGCAGGCCGTGGAAGGCCCTGTCGAGCGAGGACATGGCCTGTCCGCCGGCATTCCTCAACACCAGTACGAGCACTATGGACGCGATCGTGGTGCAAGAGAACAACAACGTGACGCTCGAGTGCCGCGTGCGCGCTGACCCTGCGGCCCACATCTCCTGGCTGTGGAAGGACAAGCCGCTGACCAACCAGAGCGAGCCGGGCCAGGCGTTCGTTCTCACCCAGGACGCCGGCGACCGCGAGCGTCTCTCCTGGCTCACGCTCAGCTTCGTGCAGGAGCCGTTGGCGGGGCCGTACGCGTGCGCCGCGCAGAACGCGGCCGGCCGCGTCGTGCGAAATTTCACGCTGGCGGTGAACCGACGCCCGACCGAAGTTCGTGCGTCCGCCGGGGGCTCGACGGCCGAGGTGGAGATGACGGAGCAGGCGCGCGAGTCGACCGAGCTGCAGCAGCGCTCGTACACCGAGAACCCCGTGCTGGGCATGGTCATCGGCATTTTGGTCGGCGCCCTCGCCGTGCTACTCGTGTTCGGTCTTACGTTGTGGCTGTGCCGGCGCCGAGGCCGCCGCCGAGGAGCGCCAACGGGCTCGCGCAAGTCCAAACGCACGGAGGCCAACAGCAATCACAAGGCGCTGCACAacgacaagcagcagcagcagtcacagcCGGGGGCTGGCGACGCGGCTGACGTGAAGCTGCTGGTGAACCCGATCCAGAAGCCGCCGCGCCTGCTTATGACCAACAGCTACCAGGGTCTGCCGTCGGAGCTGGAGCCTCTGGACCCGGGCCTCTGCGTTGAGTCTTCTTCGGGCGTCTGGGTGGTCAAAGAGCACGACTACTCGACAGACGAGTCGGTGCTCTCGTCCATTCCTTCTCGCGCGGGCACCATTGACCGTCGCTCACTGGCCCGCAGCCCGATCCCGGTGCCCATGCCCGTCGTGCCGCCGCCTACAGACGACCTGCACGCGCGCTTGCACGGTGAGCTGACGGACACGCTGCGGCGCACCAAGGGCGACCGGAGGCCCCTGGTCGAGCGACCCGATGCCCAGAGTCCGCTCGAGCCGTACGCGGGCCTCGAGACGCTGCGTGTGCGAGACCTGGAGCCCCGCGGGCCCGACCTCATCGACCAGATCGGCGGCGCCGCCCAGCCCCCGCCGTCACCGCGATGGACGCCGTACGAGCACCCGTCGGCATACTACCGCGCCGCGGCTGGCACGCCCCAGAGCTGCTACCCGCCCAGCATACCCGAGGCGCCGGCGGACGGCACCGAGGTCTAGTCAGAGCGCCCCAACGCTTCTCACGGACAGGACGATGCACGCTAAACAAACACTCCGGGGGTCACGGAAAGGCGCGTTGCTGACTCGCGGCTAACACCCTTTCACTATCGTCTCTGCGCTGTTTCTAAACACTGCAGCAAAGATGTTTACTCGCACAC
This region includes:
- the LOC126536596 gene encoding uncharacterized protein — protein: MKRRAAHGRAAAAMPSGWQLLWLVVALCQLPPRAQCFTCSDRCKCIWRNGKTYGECALQGLSALPSGMDESLQVLNLTHNLIQALPKRAFFSAGLVNVQKLYLSRCELSHIDDSALFKVTNLIELDLSDNKLTTVPTAALSSTRNLRSLYINRNPITALADMAFAELTELAHLELTECRLESIAVRAFEGLSKLKVLKLDHNLLETLPGRAMAPFPSLHEIALDGNQWRCDCELRAFRMWLERNNISLYSPTCHKPLRLSGRPWKALSSEDMACPPAFLNTSTSTMDAIVVQENNNVTLECRVRADPAAHISWLWKDKPLTNQSEPGQAFVLTQDAGDRERLSWLTLSFVQEPLAGPYACAAQNAAGRVVRNFTLAVNRRPTEVRASAGGSTAEVEMTEQARESTELQQRSYTENPVLGMVIGILVGALAVLLVFGLTLWLCRRRGRRRGAPTGSRKSKRTEANSNHKALHNDKQQQQSQPGAGDAADVKLLVNPIQKPPRLLMTNSYQGLPSELEPLDPGLCVESSSGVWVVKEHDYSTDESVLSSIPSRAGTIDRRSLARSPIPVPMPVVPPPTDDLHARLHGELTDTLRRTKGDRRPLVERPDAQSPLEPYAGLETLRVRDLEPRGPDLIDQIGGAAQPPPSPRWTPYEHPSAYYRAAAGTPQSCYPPSIPEAPADGTEV